Proteins encoded by one window of Arabidopsis thaliana chromosome 2, partial sequence:
- a CDS encoding cylicin (unknown protein; BEST Arabidopsis thaliana protein match is: unknown protein (TAIR:AT4G35940.2); Has 35333 Blast hits to 34131 proteins in 2444 species: Archae - 798; Bacteria - 22429; Metazoa - 974; Fungi - 991; Plants - 531; Viruses - 0; Other Eukaryotes - 9610 (source: NCBI BLink).): MSRCYPFPPPGYVWKESLIESIKGAKEEVKKDRKHKRNEKDRKDRDNEAGRSRKHRHKRRRKDEGAIASGKLVSSEVELLEKSCQTVELELQTSSQNSCDSTLHSNERPKQIQSQPLDETSIRTRLPDKGQEDPEDGVMMTSKDQKQRFSREMLDASQAATAPNESVGHSRVCQEKRIDPTFGSSREITTKLNKEKKSVPSKDNRKVSKEKKMPSLSSCNPLEQEKPTSSHQETPGPSKLLCRKCPPSMAGQLLNLIENWAPDRVESKLTDSEDQEWWLFIKFGAKSPQVSNQKTNQGSSSMVWPTARFLPEAEVHALPFTVPF; this comes from the exons ATGTCTCGGTGTTATCCGTTTCCACCACCTGGTTATGTTTGGAAAGAAAGTCTGATCGAATCGATCAAG GGGGCAAAGGAGGAAGTGAAGAAAGATAGAAAACACAAGAGGAATGAAAAAGATAGAAAGGATAGGGATAATGAGGCGGGGAGGAGCAGGAAGCATCGGCATAAGAGACGGCGGAAAGATGAAGGCGCCATTGCTAGTGGCAAATTAGTAAGCAGTGAGGTCGAGTTGTTAGAGAAGAGCTGCCAGACTGTGGAACTTGAGCTTCAAACATCGTCTCAGAATTCTTGTGATAGCACTCTTCATAGCAATGAGAGACCAAAGCAAATTCAGAGTCAGCCCCTTGATG AAACCAGCATACGGACTCGGTTACCTGACAAAGGGCAGGAAGATCCTGAGGATGGGGTGATGATGACCAGCAAGGATCAAAAACAGCGCTTTTCCCGGGAAATGTTAGATGCTTCTCAAGCTGCTACTGCTCCTAATGAGTCTGTTGGTCATTCAAGGGTCTGTCAAGAGAAAAGAATAGATCCAACTTTTGGTTCGTCGAGAGAGATCACAACAAAActcaacaaagagaagaagtcaGTTCCTTCGAAAGATAACAGAAAAGTtagtaaagagaagaagatgccATCATTATCTTCATGTAACCCTCTGGAACAAGAGAAACCGACCTCTAGTCATCAAGAAACCCCTGGACCTTCCAAGCTATTATGCAGGAAATGCCCTCCTTCCATGGCTGGGCAACTCTTGAATCTTATCGAGAACTGGGCTCCTGATCGGGTTGAGAGCAAGCTCACTGACTCTGAAGATCAAGAATGGTGGTTGTTCATCAAGTTTGGAGCCAAAAGTCCACAAGTTAGCAATCAGAAAACCAACCAGGGAAGTAGTTCCATGGTGTGGCCGACTGCTAGATTTCTTCCTGAAGCCGAAGTACACGCATTGCCATTCACTGTCCCGTTCTGA
- the VPS35A gene encoding vacuolar protein sorting-associated 35A-like protein (VPS35 homolog A (VPS35A); CONTAINS InterPro DOMAIN/s: Vacuolar protein sorting-associated protein 35 (InterPro:IPR005378); BEST Arabidopsis thaliana protein match is: VPS35 homolog B (TAIR:AT1G75850.1); Has 618 Blast hits to 509 proteins in 212 species: Archae - 0; Bacteria - 0; Metazoa - 194; Fungi - 224; Plants - 73; Viruses - 0; Other Eukaryotes - 127 (source: NCBI BLink).), with the protein MIADGSEDEEKWLAAGAAAFKQNAFYMQRAIDSNNLKDALKYSAQMLSELRTSKLSPHKYYDLYMRAFDELRKLEIFFMEETRRGCSVIELYELVQHAGNILPRLYLLCTAGSVYIKTKEAPAKEILKDLVEMCRGIQHPLRGLFLRSYLAQISRDKLPDIGSEYEGDADTVIDAVEFVLLNFTEMNKLWVRMQHQGPAREKERREKERGELRDLVGKNLHVLSQLEGVDLDMYRDTVLPRVLEQIVNCRDEIAQYYLIDCIIQVFPDEYHLQTLDVLLGACPQLQASVDIMTVLSRLMERLSNYAALNAEVLPYFLQVEAFSKLNNAIGKVIEAQEDMPILSAVTLYSSLLKFTLHVHPDRLDYADQVLGSCVKQLSGKGKIDDTRATKELVSLLSAPLEKYNDVVTALKLTNYPLVVEYLDTETKRIMATVIVRSIMKNNTLITTAEKVEALFELIKGIINDLDEPQGLEVDEDDFQEEQNSVALLIHMLYNDDPEEMFKIVNVLKKHFLTGGPKRLKFTIPPLVVSTLKLIRRLPVEGDNPFGKEASVTATKIFQFLNQIIEALPNVPSPDLAFRLYLQCAEAADKCDEEPIAYEFFTQAYILYEEEISDSKAQVTALQLIIGTLQRMQVFGVENRDTLTHKATGYAAKLLKKPDQCRAVYACSHLFWLEDRETIQDGERVLLCLKRALKIANSAQQVANTARGSTGSVTLFIEILNKYLYFYEKGVPQITVESVESLIKLIKNEESMPSDPSAESFFATTLEFMEFQKQKEGAIGERYQAIKV; encoded by the exons ATGATCGCAGACGgatcagaagatgaagagaaatggCTCGCCGCCGGTGCTGCTGCTTTCAAGCAAAACGCATTTTACATGCAACGCGCTATT GACTCGAATAATCTGAAAGATGCTCTCAAGTATTCGGCTCAGATGCTAAGCGAGTTACGGACTTCGAAGCTATCACCTCACAAGTACTATGATCTAT ATATGAGAGCTTTTGATGAATTGAGGAAActtgagattttctttatGGAAGAAACTCGTCGTGGCTGCTCAGTCATTGAACTCTATGAGCTGGTTCAGCATGCTGGTAACATATTACCGCGTTT GTATCTCCTATGTACAGCAGGATCCGTGTATATCAAAACCAAGGAAGCTCCTGCCAAGGAAATTCTTAAAGATCTTGTTGAGATGTGCCGTGGGATTCAGCATCCTCTACGTGGTCTCTTCTTAAGAAGTTACCTTGCGCAGATTAGTCGAGATAAATTACCTGACATTGGTTCTGAGTATGAAGG AGATGCTGATACAGTCATAGATGCTGTGGAGTTTGTACTACTGAACTTTACTGAGATGAATAAACTCTGGGTCAGAATGCAACATCAG GGACCTGCTCGAGAAAAGGAGAGACGGGAGAAAGAGAGGGGCGAGCTTCGTGACCTT GTTGGAAAGAACCTTCACGTGCTGAGTCAGTTAGAAGGTGTGGACCTTGATATGTACAGAGATACAGTTCTTCCTAGAGTCTTAGAGCAG ATTGTGAACTGCAGAGATGAGATTGCCCAATATTACCTAATAGACTGTATAATTCAAGTTTTTCCTGACGAGTATCACTTGCAGACTCTAGATGTACTTCTTGGGGCGTGTCCTCAACTTCAG GCATCAGTTGACATCATGACAGTGCTTTCCCGTTTAATGGAGAGGCTGTCAAATTATGCTGCCTTAAATGCGGAAGTATTACCTTATTTCCTGCAAGTGGAAGCTTTCTCAAAGTTGAATAATGCAATTGGAAAG GTGATAGAAGCACAAGAAGACATGCCTATTCTGAGTGCAGTAACCCTATATTCCTCCCTTCTCAAGTTTACTCTTCACGTTCACCCTGATCGGCTTGATTATGCGGACCAAGTGTTG GGATCATGTGTTAAGCAACTGTCCGGAAAAGGAAAGATTGATGACACTCGTGCAACAAAGGAGCTTGTCTCGCTTTTAAGTGCTCCCTTAGAGAAGTATAATGATGTTGTCACCGCCCTTAAACTAACTAACTATCCCCTCGTGGTGGAGTACCTTGATACcgaaacaaagagaataatgGCTACTGTTATAGTTCGAAGCATTATGAAAAACAATACTCTTATTACTACAGCGGAGAAG GTTGAAGCATTGTTTGAACTGATTAAAGGAATTATCAACGATTTGGATGAGCCGCAAGGTCTTGAG gttgatgaagatgattttcAGGAGGAGCAGAATTCTGTTGCGCTTCTCATTCATATGTTATATAATGATGACCCAGAAGAGATGTTTAAG ATAGTCAATGTCCTGAAGAAGCATTTCCTGACAGGAGGGCCAAAGCGCTTAAAATTCACCATTCCTCCCCTTGTTGTTTCTACTCTAAAG CTAATCAGGCGATTGCCAGTGGAAGGAGACAATCCTTTTGGAAAAGAGGCTTCCGTTACTGCTACTAAAATATTCCAATTTCTAAATCAG ATTATCGAAGCGCTACCTAATGTTCCATCACCTGACCTGGCATTCCGGTTGTACTTGCAATGTGCTGAG GCTGCGGATAAGTGTGATGAAGAACCAATTGCATACGAATTTTTCACCCAGGCATACATCTTATACGAAGAAGAAATTTCG GACTCAAAGGCCCAGGTGACTGCGTTACAACTTATAATTGGAACTCTGCAGAGGATGCAAGTATTTGGTGTTGAGAATAGAGATACATTAACGCACAAGGCTACGGGG TATGCAGCGAAACTTCTAAAGAAACCTGATCAATGTCGAGCTGTTTATGCCTGTTCTCATTTGTTCTGGCTGGAAGATCGTGAGACCATACAAGATGGAGAAAG GGTTCTACTTTGTCTGAAACGAGCGCTTAAAATTGCAAATTCGGCTCAACAAGTGGCCAACACAGCTCGGGGTAGTACAGGGTCTGTTACCCTCTTCATCGAGATACTAAACAA GTACCTCTATTTCTATGAGAAAGGGGTTCCACAGATAACAGTTGAATCAGTAGAAAGCCTGATAAAACTGATCAAGAACGAAGAATCGATGCCCTCTGATCCATCTGCTGAATCATTCTTTGCAACTACGCTTGAGTTCATGGAGTTCCAAAAGCAGAAAGAGGGTGCCATTGGTGAGAGATACCAGGCGATCAAAGTATAG
- the ARAC1 gene encoding RAC-like 1 (Arabidopsis RAC-like 1 (ARAC1); FUNCTIONS IN: GTP binding; INVOLVED IN: auxin mediated signaling pathway, abscisic acid mediated signaling pathway; LOCATED IN: nucleus, cytoplasm, phragmoplast, spindle; EXPRESSED IN: 24 plant structures; EXPRESSED DURING: 15 growth stages; CONTAINS InterPro DOMAIN/s: Ras GTPase (InterPro:IPR001806), Small GTP-binding protein (InterPro:IPR005225), Ras (InterPro:IPR013753), Small GTPase, Rho type (InterPro:IPR003578); BEST Arabidopsis thaliana protein match is: RAC-like 6 (TAIR:AT4G35950.1); Has 24212 Blast hits to 24183 proteins in 668 species: Archae - 9; Bacteria - 59; Metazoa - 12648; Fungi - 3488; Plants - 2694; Viruses - 20; Other Eukaryotes - 5294 (source: NCBI BLink).) — protein sequence MSASRFIKCVTVGDGAVGKTCLLISYTSNTFPTDYVPTVFDNFSANVVVNGATVNLGLWDTAGQEDYNRLRPLSYRGADVFILAFSLISKASYENVSKKWIPELKHYAPGVPIVLVGTKLDLRDDKQFFIDHPGAVPITTAQGEELKKLIGAPAYIECSSKTQENVKGVFDAAIRVVLQPPKQKKKKSKAQKACSIL from the exons atgagcGCTTCGAGGTTCATAAAGTGTGTCACCGTTGGCGACGGAGCTGTTGGTAAAACCTGTTTGCTGATTTCTTACACCAGCAACACTTTTCCTACG GATTATGTACCGACTGTTTTCGATAACTTTAGCGCAAATGTGGTTGTTAATGGAGCCACTGTGAATCTTGGGCTATGGGATACCGCAG GGCAGGAGGATTATAACAGATTAAGACCTTTGAGTTACCGCGGTGCTGATGTTTTCATCTTAGCATTCTCTCTTATCAGTAAGGCTAGTTATGAGAATGTCTCCAAGAAG TGGATCCCAGAGCTGAAGCATTATGCCCCTGGTGTCCCTATAGTTCTTGTTGGAACCAAACTAG ATCTTCGGGATGACAAACAGTTCTTCATTGACCACCCTGGCGCTGTACCAATTACTACTGCTCAG GGAGAGGAACTGAAGAAACTAATTGGAGCTCCCGCATACATCGAGTGCAGTTCAAAAACACAAGAG AACGTGAAAGGAGTATTTGATGCAGCGATCCGAGTGGTTCTTCAACCTCcaaagcagaagaaaaagaaaagcaaagcACAAAAAGCCTGCTCCATTTTGTAA
- the HK1 gene encoding histidine kinase 1 (histidine kinase 1 (HK1); FUNCTIONS IN: osmosensor activity, protein histidine kinase activity, histidine phosphotransfer kinase activity; INVOLVED IN: response to water deprivation, seed maturation, response to osmotic stress; LOCATED IN: membrane; EXPRESSED IN: 19 plant structures; EXPRESSED DURING: 12 growth stages; CONTAINS InterPro DOMAIN/s: Signal transduction histidine kinase, homodimeric (InterPro:IPR009082), Signal transduction histidine kinase, core (InterPro:IPR005467), ATPase-like, ATP-binding domain (InterPro:IPR003594), CheY-like (InterPro:IPR011006), Signal transduction response regulator, receiver domain (InterPro:IPR001789), Signal transduction histidine kinase, subgroup 1, dimerisation/phosphoacceptor domain (InterPro:IPR003661), Signal transduction histidine kinase-related protein, C-terminal (InterPro:IPR004358); BEST Arabidopsis thaliana protein match is: Signal transduction histidine kinase (TAIR:AT2G47430.1); Has 149976 Blast hits to 132540 proteins in 3044 species: Archae - 792; Bacteria - 133304; Metazoa - 35; Fungi - 2288; Plants - 2106; Viruses - 27; Other Eukaryotes - 11424 (source: NCBI BLink).), which translates to MRGDSFSMSIENLPDSPMGSRKKKMQIRKVFDKMTEWVTPWRSNLESPREMMILRGDVEQDEFQYASSHCLSSYYSVFVVRLAIMVMLAILIGLLTVLTWHFTRIYTKQSLQTLAYGLRYELLQRPVLRMWSVLNTTSELTTAQVKLSEYVIKKYDKPTTQEELVEMYQAMKDVTWALFASAKALNAITINYRNGFVQAFHRDPASSSTFYIFSDLKNYSISGTGPEDVSGWNNKSIHGNMSAIWYQQQLDPVTGENLGKPLKIPPDDLINIAGISQVPDGEASWHVTVSKYMDSPLLSAALPVFDASNKSIVAVVGVTTALYSVGQLMRDLVEVHGGHIYLTSQEGYLLATSTDGPLLKNTSNGPQLMKATDSEEWVIKSGAQWLEKTYGSKRPHVVHAENVKLGDQRYYIDSFYLNLKRLPIVGVVIIPRKFIMGKVDERAFKTLIILISASVCIFFIGCVCILILTNGVSKEMKLRAELIRQLDARRRAEASSNYKSQFLANMSHELRTPMAAVIGLLDILISDDCLSNEQYATVTQIRKCSTALLRLLNNILDLSKVESGKLVLEEAEFDLGRELEGLVDMFSVQCINHNVETVLDLSDDMPALVRGDSARLVQIFANLISNSIKFTTTGHIILRGWCENINSLHDEMSVSVDRRKPWAPMKTKQVQHRNHLQKSCKNANKMVLWFEVDDTGCGIDPSKWDSVFESFEQADPSTTRTHGGTGLGLCIVRNLVNKMGGEIKVVQKNGLGTLMRLYLILSTPDTVDQNIQPDFSKYGLVVMLSMYGSTARMITSKWLRKHGIATVEASDWNELTQIIRDLLETGSRDNSFDSQHNISDPLRAELSNIVEIKNPVFVIVVDIGVLDLTTNIWKEQLNYLDRFSNKAKFAWLLKHDTSNTVKTELRRKGHVMMVNKPLYKAKMIQILEAVIKNRKRGLCNDLRNRGNGSDESHDCLEIDPTQFDTCSSDDSSETSGEKQVDKSVKPSTLHSPVLKNYLIDATTSNDDSTSASMTQKNPEEEDWKDRLYSGIALDGKNQKSLEGIRILLAEDTPVLQRVATIMLEKMGATVTAVWDGQQAVDSLNYKSINAQAPTEEHKSFEEETANKVTTRETSLRNSSPYDLILMDCQMPKMDGYEATKAIRRAEIGTELHIPIVALTAHAMSSDEAKCLEVGMDAYLTKPIDRKLMVSTILSLTKPSAFQTSLSA; encoded by the exons ATGCGAGGAGATAGCTTCTCAATGAGTATTGAGAATCTTCCTGATTCTCCAATGGgttcgaggaagaagaagatgcagatCAGGAAGGTGTTCGATAAAATGACTGAATGGGTTACCCCTTGGAGAAGTAATTTGGAGAGTCCaagagagatgatgattttgcGTGGAGATGTTGAACAAGATGAGTTTCAATACGCTAGTAGTCACTGTTTGTCTTCTTACTACAGTGTCTTTGTTGTTCGCCTCGCTATAATG GTTATGTTAGCAATTTTGATAGGGCTTTTAACGGTTCTAACATGGCATTTCACAAGGATTTATACAAAGCAGTCGCTTCAAACATTAGCGTATGGCCTTAGATACGAGCTTCTTCAGCGTCCAGTCTTACGGATGTGGAGCGTTTTAAACACCACATCAGAGCTAACAACAGCTCAAGTCAAGTTATCTGAATATGTCATCAAAAAATATGACAAGCCAACAACTCAAGAAGAACTTGTggag ATGTATCAAGCAATGAAGGATGTGACATGGGCTCTGTTTGCGAGTGCCAAAGCTCTAAATGCCATAACCATAAACTACAGAAATGGATTTGTCCAAGCTTTTCACAGAGATCCAGCAAGTAGCAGCACATTCTACATCTTCTCCGATCTAAAAAACTATTCCATCAGTGGAACAGGGCCTGAAGATGTAAGTGGGTGGAACAACAAGTCAATACACGGGAACATGTCTGCCATTTGGTATCAGCAACAGCTTGATCCAGTAACAGGGGAAAATTTGGGAAAGCCTCTTAAAATTCCACCGGATGATCTGATCAACATCGCAGGAATCTCACAAGTGCCTGATGGTGAAGCTTCTTGGCATGTGACAGTGAGCAAATACATGGACTCTCCGCTTCTCTCAGCGGCTTTGCCTGTCTTTGATGCATCAAACAAGAGTATTGTGGCTGTTGTGGGGGTGACAACTGCACTTTACAGCGTAGGACAGTTGATGAGAGATCTTGTAGAAGTCCACGGTGGACATATTTATTTGACATCTCAAGAAGGATACTTGCTTGCTACCTCCACAGATGGTcctcttttgaaaaatacatcAAACGGGCCTCAGCTAATGAAAGCCACTGATTCAGAAGAGTGGGTTATAAAGTCAGGAGCTCAGTGGTTAGAGAAAACTTATGGAAGTAAGCGCCCTCACGTTGTTCATGCTGAGAATGTAAAGCTTGGTGACCAACGATATTACATTGATTCATTCTATCTTAATCTCAAGAGACTTCCAATT GTAGGTGTTGTCATTATTCCCAGGAAGTTCATTATGGGAAAAGTGGATGAAAGGGCCTTCAAGACTTTGATTATTCTGATTTCTGCTTCTGTCTGCATCTTCTTTATTGGATGTGTCTGCATTTTAATACTCACAAATGGAGTTTCAAAGGAGATGAAGCTAAGAGCAGAACTGATAAGGCAACTGGatgcaagaagaagagctgAAGCTTCAAGCAACTACAAAAGCCAGTTTTTGGCAAATATGAG TCATGAGTTGAGGACACCAATGGCTGCTGTAATTGGATTACTAGATATTCTTATATCGGATGATTGTCTTTCAAATGAGCAATACGCAACAGTCACTCAGATCAGAAAGTGCTCTACAGCTCTCCTTCGGCTTCTCAATAATATACTGGACTTGAGCAAG GTTGAGTCAGGAAAGCTTGTTCTGGAAGAAGCTGAGTTTGATTTGGGGCGAGAACTTGAAGGACTTGTTGACATGTTCTCGGTGCAGTGTATTAATCACAATGTAGAGACAGTTCTAGACCTCTCTG ATGATATGCCAGCATTAGTCAGAGGAGACTCAGCAAGACTTGTTCAAATATTTGCAAATCTTATAAGCAATTCTATAAAGTTTACAACAA CGGGTCACATTATTCTTCGTGGATGGTGCGAGAACATAAATTCTCTACATGATGAGATGAGCGTATCTGTTGACAGAAGGAAACCATGGGCTCCAATGAAGACAAAACAGGTGCAACACAGAAATCACTTGCAGAAGTCTTGTAAGAACGCGAACAAAATGGTTCTTTGGTTTGAGGTTGATGATACTGGATGTG GAATAGATCCAAGCAAATGGGACTCTGTTTTTGAGAGCTTTGAGCAAGCTGATCCTTCTACCACTCGGAC gCACGGAGGAACTGGACTTGGACTATGTATTGTGCGAAACTTG GTTAACAAAATGGGTGGAGAAATCAAAGTAGTGCAGAAGAATGGCTTAGGGACTCTTATGAGACTGTACTTGATTTTGAGTACTCCTGACACTGTAGATCAAAACATCCAGCCAGATTTCTCCAAATACGGTCTCGTG GTTATGCTTTCCATGTATGGAAGTACAGCAAGAATGATCACATCAAAGTGGTTGCGAAAACACGGCATTGCAACTGTTGAAGCATCAGACTGGAACGAGCTGACTCAGATCATTAGAGACCTCTTGGAGACGGGAAGCCGTGACAACAGCTTTGATTCACAGCACAATATATCTGATCCACTGAGAGCAGAGCTTTCAAATATAGTAGAAATCAAGAACCCTGTGTTTGTCATAGTGGTGGATATCGGAGTACTTGATCTCACCACAAATATATGGAAGGAACAGCTTAACTACCTCGACAGATTCTCCAACAAAGCAAAGTTTGCTTGGCTACTGAAGCATGACACCTCCAATACAGTTAAAACAGAACTTAGACGAAAAGGGCATGTCATGATGGTTAACAAACCGTTGTACAAGGCCAAAATGATCCAGATTCTGGAGGCTGTAATAAAAAACCGGAAGAGAGGCTTGTGTAATGACttaagaaacagaggaaacggAAGTGATGAATCCCACGATTGCTTAGAAATTGATCCAACACAATTCGACACTTGCAGTTCCGATGATTCCTCGGAGACATCTGGCGAGAAACAAGTAGATAAATCTGTTAAACCAAGCACCTTGCACTCTCCAGTGCTTAAGAACTATCTCATCGATGCCACTACCAGCAATGATGACTCAACATCTGCAAGTATGACTCAAAAGaacccagaagaagaagattggaagGATCGGCTGTATTCAGGAATTGCGTTGGATGGAAAGAATCAGAAATCTCTTGAAGGTATAAGGATCTTGCTGGCAGAGGATACACCCGTTCTTCAACGAGTAGCCACCATAATGCTTGAGAAAATGGGAGCAACTGTAACTGCAGTCTGGGATGGACAACAAGCAGTTGATTCCCTCAACTACAAGTCTATCAATGCTCAAGCTCCAACTGAAGAACACAAATCGTTCGAAGAAGAAACCGCTAACAAAGTTACAACTCGGGAGACTAGTTTACGGAATTCCTCGCCTTATGACTTGATCCTCATGGACTGCCAG ATGCCAAAAATGGATGGATATGAGGCAACAAAGGCGATAAGGAGAGCAGAGATTGGCACAGAGCTGCACATTCCAATCGTGGCGTTGACAGCGCATGCAATGTCTTCTGATGAAGCGAAATGCTTGGAGGTTGGAATGGATGCTTATCTCACAAAGCCTATTGATCGAAAGCTTATGGTCTCTACCATTTTGTCACTCACTAAACCATCAGCATTCCAAACTTCATTGTCCGCTTGA
- a CDS encoding F-box and associated interaction domains-containing protein (F-box and associated interaction domains-containing protein; CONTAINS InterPro DOMAIN/s: F-box domain, cyclin-like (InterPro:IPR001810), F-box domain, Skp2-like (InterPro:IPR022364), F-box associated domain, type 1 (InterPro:IPR006527), F-box associated interaction domain (InterPro:IPR017451); BEST Arabidopsis thaliana protein match is: F-box and associated interaction domains-containing protein (TAIR:AT5G42460.1); Has 35333 Blast hits to 34131 proteins in 2444 species: Archae - 798; Bacteria - 22429; Metazoa - 974; Fungi - 991; Plants - 531; Viruses - 0; Other Eukaryotes - 9610 (source: NCBI BLink).), whose translation MAIMSDLPRDLLAEILSRVPLASLRSVRFTCKKWNDLSKDRSFLKKQIVEAKKKQLKSKEFEVIMMRNFRVYLTSVDLHNDVNPSFTPKGTLTSFSDDANQHQVDNVSSVFHCDGLLLCITKDLNFRLVVWNPYFGQTRWIQPRNSYHIKDIYAIGYDENKNHKILRLKDQYYDYDSHPRARICEFELYSFESNSWKVVLDVSPDWYIHSYHRGLSVKGNTYWYATEKHGYVNFLICFDFTTEKFGPRLPLPFNATESFTYDDVVTLSSVGEEQLALLFQSDATLMMEIWVTSKVDPTEVLWNKLFLAVDHDMIEFDYELKFVADAGSFFIDQKKNVVVVFDKDMNEHTHRGMAYIVGKNGYFKRVDIGEEAYTSCFPLVCSYVPSSVQIRQLT comes from the coding sequence ATGGCGATAATGTCAGATCTTCCACGGGATTTGTTAGCAGAGATTCTCAGTAGGGTTCCATTGGCATCTTTAAGATCAGTGCGGTTCACTTGCAAAAAATGGAACGATTTATCCAAAGATCGGAGCTTTCTCAAGAAACAAATCGTcgaagcaaagaagaagcaattgaAATCGAAGGAGTTTGAGGTGATCATGATGAGGAATTTTAGAGTTTATCTAACGAGCGTCGATCTCCACAACGATGTTAATCCATCTTTTACGCCTAAAGGTACACTTACTAGCTTTAGCGATGATGCAAATCAGCATCAAGTCGATAATGTGTCTAGTGTCTTTCACTGCGATGGTTTACTCTTATGCATCACCAAAGACCTCAACTTTAGGCTTGTGGTTTGGAACCCTTATTTTGGGCAAACAAGATGGATCCAACCCAGAAATTCTTACCACATAAAGGACATTTACGCTATTGGGTACGATGAGAATAAGAACCACAAAATCCTGAGATTGAAGGATCAGTATTACGATTATGATTCACATCCACGGGCACGGATTTGTGAGTTTGAACTCTACAGTTTTGAGTCTAATTCATGGAAGGTTGTTCTTGATGTTAGTCCTGACTGGTATATACACTCTTATCACCGTGGCTTGTCTGTAAAGGGGAATACTTACTGGTATGCAACAGAGAAGCATGGCTATGTTAATTTCTTGATCTGTTTTGATTTCACAACTGAGAAATTTGGACCGCGTTTGCCTCTGCCTTTTAACGCTACCGAGTCTTTTACTTATGATGATGTTGTTACTCTCTCTAGTGTTGGAGAAGAGCAGCTTGCGCTGTTGTTTCAGAGTGATGCTACATTGATGATGGAGATTTGGGTTACGAGCAAGGTTGACCCCACAGAGGTTTTGTGGAACAAATTGTTCTTAGCGGTTGATCATGATATGATAGAATTCGACTATGAGTTAAAGTTTGTGGCAGACGCTGGGAGTTTCTTCATTGaccagaagaagaatgttgttGTGGTTTTTGATAAAGATATGAATGAGCATACCCATCGTGGCATGGCTTACATTGTTGGGAAGAACGGATACTTCAAAAGAGTGGATATTGGGGAAGAAGCATACACGAGTTGTTTCCCACTTGTCTGTTCTTATGTTCCAAGCTCAGTGCAAATCAGGCAGCTAACCTga